GAAGGTTATGCTTACAGTTTATATCTCTGTTTTTGCATTGTATTCATGTAGATTACTTTGAGGGGTGCGTCAAAATCTTACCTAAGAGCAGTGGACAACGCTTACATTGGCAGCTCTGATGAGGTTCGTTCAAATGTTTTCACTAATCAATGATAAGTAGCGCAATTTGGTCAGTCTTTATTATTTATCAATAGAATTGAATGCTTTATAAAGAAATCCCTCTAAAAACATTGAAATTAATCATTCTAAACACAATTGAAGAGCTCAAATTTCCAAGTCAAAATTGTTTCCTCTGCTGTATATGTTTACCAAATTCATCTCTATACCTGGCGACATAAAGATTGCTTCACTCTCTGTTTATGGGATCTTCTTATTGCATTTGGAGCAAATATGCTTCGGCTGCATTTAGTGCAACATGTGCCACCTTGACAGAACTCTAAACTTTGTCCCATATTCCATGACTTGGCTGTTTGACAAATTTCTGTTCTGTATGGTTTAAAACTGTCACAGGTTCAGTTTTTGTAATGGTTTTAGGTGCAGTATCTTATGTGATAGTGTCACTTCACAGATTACTACGATCTTGGACAGAGTGGAGGCCACATTTGTTAAGCACTTCTGTAACTCAGACCGCAGAAAAGGTATGAAATCCTTGAGGCCAACAGCAAAAAAAGGAAAGCACAAAACCACGTTCTTACTAGGTAAATTGAACCTGTTCATCAtgaattaaactttcaaaaacaAGTTGCTTTTAATTTAACATCTTAATGAGGCATTAACTAAtatactttattcaggatatttTGCTGGCGGTACGACAGCTCTTTTAGTGGCTCTTGTTTTGGTTATAAATGCGAGGAAGCTTGTGAATAAGGAAGGAAGAACTCTGTACATGGAAAACATATTTCCACTTTATAGGCAAGTGAAGACATCGGTGGTTTTTTTTCTCGCTCTTTCTTTTCCAATTCTTTCGAGTACTCAGTCTAGTCTCTATCTTTGCTTACGTTATTAGTCCATTTCCTTGTTTAACTGAATTCTTCATATAATTTTATTTCAGTTTATTTGCATATGTCATCCTGCATATGCTCATGTATGCCGTGAACATATACTTCTGGAGATGTTACCGAGTCAACTATCCGTTTATATTCGGTTTCAAGCAAGGGACTGAGTTGGGATACAGGGAAGTCTTTCTCCTAAGTGCTGGTCTGACATTAATTTCACTAGCTGGTGTCCTTGCAAACCTGGACATGGAGATGGAACCAGGCACTCAAAGATATCAGACAATCACCGAGTTAGTTCCTTTGGGATTAGTTACTGTAAGATTTTGAAAGCAGAAGACACCTCTTGAAGCGAGAATTACCTAGGGATTTGAAATACATGACATAACCACAGACCTTTGCTTTGTGTTTTATGTGCAGCTCGTACTTGCCATAGCATTTTGCCCTTTCAACATTATATATCGTCCTGGTCGTTTTTTCTTCATCAAATCAATATGGCGCTGTATTTGTGCTCCTTTCTACAAGGTACATATCCATTAAAACAAAAACTGCAGACTAAACCCATAGCTGAGATGTTTTACAGTTTCTTAATCTTTGCATTCGCAGGTTACACTCATTGACTTTTTCTTGGCAGACCAACTTACTAGCCAGGTATTAATGATGCGAATAATTGGTTGATAACAAAAATAAGGGCATTCTCTTACAAATTAACTGGTGTGCATCAATTACGTTTCAGGTCCAGGCCTTTAGGAGTCTTGAGTTCTATATTTGCTACTACGGTTGGGGAGAGTTTACCCAGAGACGGAACAATTGTCACCAGAGTGCCATCTACAATTCTTTCTATTTCATTGTAGCAGTTCTCCCATACTGGTCTCGGTTGCTCCAGGTATAATCTCATCTTGTGTTGTACTTTCTTTTGAACAGTATTCAAGTGTAATATTGAAGGCACCGATTCTTAACTGTTAGCCTAGGACCACCACCTTTTAAAAATCTTTTTCAGACAAACAAGTTTTTCCGGAGTTGTTGCCCAATTGAACTGTGCATCAATCTTTAGTATGAAAACTAAAAAACTATGATATGTAGCGACAAACAATACTATACTATGGTGTGAACTCATTTAAGATGCAAAGCATACAAATCTTCAATCTTTTTTCCTTTACGTGTGTTGTTTGGGTTCCCCAATGTCCCCATCAAACTATTAACCTTGTTAGTATGTGGTTTTATTATAGTGTCTCCGTCGGTGGGTTGAAGAGAAAGATGTGTCTCAGGCATTCAACGGTTTAAAATACCTCCTGACAATAACTGCAGTCCTAATGAGGACCGCGTTCGATTTAAAGAAGGGAACGAGTTGGAGAGTAGTGGCTGGAGTGAGCTCTGCCGTTGCAGCAATCATGAATACGTATTGGGACATCGTCAAGGATTGGGGGCTTCTTCAACGGCATTCAAAGAACCCTTGGCTGAGAGACAAACTTCTCATCTCACACACTAGCGTGTACTTCATAGCCATGGTATTTATGTATGCTATAGTCCTATCATTAGGCCATGACATTGTATCATCTTTTTAAGCTCGAAATTCTCAAATACTCAATTATTATGATGCAGGTGCTTGACGTCATTCTAAGACTTGCTTGGCTGCAATCCGTTTTGAACTTCCATGTGACATTCTTGCATCGAACAGCCTTAACCACCATAGTAGCATGTCTGGAGATTCTCCGTCGAGGGATGTGGAATTTTTTCAGGTATGTATGTTACTATTGTCTCATTGACCACGTAATGCTAAACCTCAGGATGAGAATATGTGTTGGTGTGGTccatattttttttcatttcttaaatgAGCCACAAATTATGAGATTATTTGACATGGCATGAGGACATCAGTTGCCAAATCCATGCCATGTGACCTGATAAAATGTTGCATACACTTACCATGTCTGTTCTCATattttttctgatacaagttttATTACTGTTTTAAAGTTTTAACCAAGCTGGAACTGGGTACTGTGAATAAATCAGGTTGGAGAACGAGCACTTGAACAATGTCGGAAAGTTCCGTGCATTCAAGTCAGTCCCACTCCCTTTCAATTACTATGATGAAGAGAGTAGTGGCAAGGATGAAGATAGTAGCAAGGATGACTAGAAAACTAGCTAACAGTTGAAACGTTACACCACTTGAAAGCCAAAGAGACAGGTGAATGACACTCCCCCCAGCTATTCAAATTTCAGGGGACTTGTATATCTATCGAGCAAACTGTGTAGGCTTCCTGATGATTCAAGTAAGAAAGACCGTAATGATCTAGCGTCAGTATACAAAGTTCTTGCCAATTTCCATCAAGGTTGAAGAGTTAACTGGTAACAGCAAGTCAGATACTGTCACCAGAATGACTGCCCATCCCAGCTCTTGTTTTTACGCCTAACAACATCCAGAAATGATTTGCTAGTCTGGTTGTTCAGCTAAGCACATAGCTAAAGATCACATGGATGGATATCATACTAAAAATGTGAACAATCAATCATAGAGGGGTGAAATGGAGGTAAAAGTTTGTGGGTTTTAAAGTGCTGAAATGAGATACTCCCACATTTAGTTGCATCTTACAGTGCAATCTACAACTACTagtcacattttttttttgtcatttgcATTGTGCAAATGTTTCCTGCGCCACCAAGTGTCGCCTAAATGACATAGCATCATCGTGACACCCCAAGGGATAGGATCATCGCACTTTGGACACCTCCCACGTGTATCTAAACAAAATCGCAACCATCAATTACTTATGCATCGGTCAGAAGTTACGGTCAGTGGTGAAATACTTGGCATACGTTGGATCATATATTGGACGATCGACAAGACCCCAATTAAACCCTAATACTTAAAGGGCAGACCTTGTGAAACTTACAAGAAGTAGCTTCAGAACCACCACCACAGTGGGCGGAGAAAAGAAAGAACCCTAAACCTACAGAGCCAAaaatagctacagatcttcatccatcaacaaaaatcatGGCGATATtccaacaacaataacaacataTATCAAAAACATAATCTAACTCTGGCAGCTGTTCAGTTTTGTGGACTTGAGATGTTGATCAGGTAAAATTTTTAATTGCATTTTTTCTGGAATTGTTTGTCTATTATGTGATCTCAATTGTTATGAACTTTTTAAGGTTGTGTTCTTcttattatgagaattttatAAGTGATCTGAGTTCTTGTGTTCCTTTCATCAAATGGAGATTTTGCTCAAATGTCTCTTGAACTATACAACAGCAGCAAAGGGCATGATTTTGTTCCCTGTTTTAATCATTTGTCTCTAATTTCTATGTTTTTGTTAATCTGTGTGGAATTGAGGAAGAGGAATTGATTACAGGTCTAAGACTGACTTACTAAACAAAAAATGAATGACTAGTCCTATCCCCGAGATTTGTACATGTGCAGTATTCCTTGTGATAGCAAAATAcactatcaatttttatttttattttttttgttgtgcaagcaagtccaacttgtATTTTGGGAAACATTAAATAATTCATGTTGTGCGAATTATGATGCAAATGCTTCAGTCTAAAACTAAGCCATGTAAAACCCCTTTGGCAGCCAAAAATTCTGTAGTTGGATGTTCCACAACTTACAGAGCTTAGTATGAGTTGGAATGCCGATATTTGTTTGTACCTCACCGAGTTGTTTGAACATCAATGGCCCAAATTGCTAACACTTTGGATAATTAGAGTAGAAGGATCCGATAGCAATTTCCAATGTGCCACTATTGGTTCGACTTACTGCAGCATATTATTCACCAAACTAATGTGTCATGCACCCAACAACGGTGAAAAAATCCTCTTTTTCTATTGGTCGAAATAAGTTTTTTCGGGTTTTGTGAAACTAAcggttttggtgaggacacttcaCAACGTATGGTTGttttaaaaagaataggaaaaagattaaaaaaagaaaatcaaatttaatttggattttaaaaagaataggaaaaagattaaaaaaagaaaatcaaattcaatttggaattcataaagtgacaatatttaggtgaggatacttggcaacgtatgattggtttaaaaagaataggaaaaagattaaaaaaaagaaaccaaatttAATTTGGAATCCATAAAGTAACAATATTTAGGTgaagacacttggcaacgtatgattgatttaaaaattacaaacttaaaagGAAAAATCATGGCGAATTGGTGATATGGTtcattatgacttgtatcattaTGACTTTTCCTCTGAAAAACTCGGACTTGTCACCATTTTCGTACACCCGGAGGTTGATCAGGTAAAAATGTTAATTGCATTTTATTTTTGTTCCGGAATTGTTTGTTTATTAGTAGTTATTCCTCCTCTTTACTTGATTTTCGGTTGTAACTTCCAaatcttgataaaaaaaattcattctcTCTGCAGGTGGATTGTATGCTTCTCCTGTATCTAGCCTGGCTTAATCAGCAAAATTGATGAAGCATACATTTGGGCGTATGTTATCCTCCTAACAATTAAGTTGATTAGCTTAGGAAGTTGAGATTTGCAGCATATTCTAATTTCTTATGTGGTATTTTTTTGAATTCATCTCCCAAGAGAAGAAGCATACGAATGATTGGACATTAGTAAAAGTTCTAAAATTGGAATgaactttttaatttttacgtTATTATTATGGTAAATAATGAGTCAATACTATAGGCAATTCCACGAAACATACATATCTAGACCTTCAGTGAAAGTTAAGTTAGCAAGATTAACTAAGTGAAGCCCTTAACCGTTGTCTTTAGCAGTTTTTTTTTAGCTATttctaagaagatgaagaagcatTGCAGATCTGTGTCATTAGGTTTTACATTTTCATTAATGTATGTTAAGACTTAAACCAAGAATGTTACTACAAAATCATAAATGCTCACACAGTCATTAACAATGTAAAACAATACTGTCAATAATCATAGCAATGATCAAATTTTGTACCTGCAACTCTGGAAACGACTCTAGCAGCATGTATTCTAGTCCAGAAGCACGGATGGGCCTGCCGCTTCGTTGTAAAAACGCGAAAATTTTCATTGacacaattttttttccaaaccCATCTCTTTACATGATATACATACACGATTCAACCACTGCATTACATATAGTTAATATCTTAGATATCCCAATTCCATAAGAAAGTCTACTCAATGTTCAAGCGAAGCCATTGCTTAATGTCCAGTAAACTGATTCTATTCTAGAAAAACCCGTTAAATGAGAACCTAACATTTTCTATGCATAAAAATGTCTCTTAATTTCACATAATTGTGCAGAATCAAAACAAAACTCACCCaataaaaattaaattcaaaAGCAAATTAAAGTTAACCAATTACTGGAATACCAAATCTCCGAAAactcaacaattgaagaaacctATTTCTACCTAagaataatgatttttttttgcacaaaacaACATTCCAGCTAATGACTGACAATTTTACAAAATTGGGTATACTACTATACTGATTGTTACACATGCACATGATTATGTTATCATGTAATCTATATACGTCATTAGATGACACTTACCTGAAGAACTTTGATTTGGGAAGAATTGTTTAATCcattgaatttaggtttgatggaGAATGAAGTTGGGGACGAAACCAAACTTTGAGTTCCCAATTCCAGTCGGGAAATGGGGTTTCTTGTAATCAAACAAATTTGTGACGATAATCTGTTCAGTTGAAATTGGAAAAAAACCCTAATAAGATTGTCTATCGACGTTGAGTGTTTGATTTAATTGACTTTGATCGAGTGATGATGTTCCATTAAGATTCTCATAGGGGGAAGGaggaagaacaaaaaaaagaagggttaaaggacaaaatgccccaaaatcgaccccctaggtttgaaaatgccccggacgttagtcaagaaatcaaaatgccccattccgttaGTTTTCTCTATTTTGGTCAAaatggggcattttgatttcCTTTGACTAGTCAACCGTTAGGTGAAATGTCTTTTTTTCCCTTTATCCCAACGAAGCGTGTAAGTCTCTTTGACACGTGTGCCCCAAAATCGATGACACGTGGGCATCCAAGGTCCCGACACATGCACCTTAATCGACACATGTTCCACCCGTGTGGTTCGTACGTGTGCACCAGATCTTATCTTCCTCCTGTCGAACCTAAACCACACAGACCAGAGATAGAGAGAGAAGCTGAGAGAGACAGGCGAGTGAGGAGAGAACCCATGAGAGATTGAGAGggtggaagaagaagagaagatcttGCTCGATTAGACGTATTGGATGCAAGGCAAGGTGTTCGTGGACAGGTGAAGAACAGGTAAAAGTTAACCtaacttttgttttgtattttgattACGAGCAAAGGTTTTCACCATTGTTCTTCAACGTTTCAGAGAGAGATTGATAGACAGGACGGCGATGAGCTTCAGGAAGACGATGTACACAGGAAGACGGTGAGAGATTGAGAGACAGGAAGACGAATTGGGTAActtccttcaatttttttttggttttacgaTTTAGGGTTTGGGTTCTGTAGGATGGGTTTCTCGATTTACGATTTTTTTGGGGTTTTATGATTTAGGGTTTCTGTAGTAgaggaaaattagggtttgacgaaTTTAGGGATTATAATTTGGTGGTTTTCAATTTTTAGGGGATAATTGAATTTGGAATTACTGTAAAAGCCCCATTTGTAATTTTATTagggaaaaaaattaaaattgcaGAGCTATTATTACTGTATAAGCATGAGCTATTTGAGCTAAAATGGAAATTATTACTGTGATGGTGTAAAAGCATGAGGTATTTGAGCTATTATAACTGTAAAATTGATTGATTAGGTGGTGATGTtgaactagagctggcaaacgggcgggacgggtctggcttgtgaccaacccgcgggttacgggttaatacaagcctgagctcgcgggttgaaattcttcacgggtggtcatttatcccacccgtgcccgtcccgggtaaagctcgcgggtttacgggtgctcacgggttacctggtttttgttgagtcaactcgccagaaatcgatttctgggctatttccttccacattcagggcatctaaagttcctttcctacaagctacaacctaagtatctaacattcatccaattcatttggtatatcaatttaaaaactcaaaattgcaaaactaaacaaattagtcttcttaaagaaacacagacacagtcacacagatactatcatagtatcatacattcataacatctcaacatcatcatcttcatcatcagcactCATAACATCCTTGAAATGGTCTGGTTCTGGTAACTCTTGctcttgtacacttgacatcctgaAATGGATGGAGCGGCCACAAAGAACAAGTCAAAGAGTCATTCAgaaacatgaaaattacataaacagaaattgaaaaaataCATAGACAATGACATCCAACAAAACTATTATAGTACATGCATTTTCAAGTCATCCAAAACAATAACatctaacaaaacaaacaaatcaaacaaatccCCTAAATCTCTGTAAAGAATGAAAATTACcataaaagataaagaagtcaaatttTATCTGATTTAAATTTACAAAATGTACTTACAGATTTAGGGGACAACCACTTATCCAAACTGCTCAAACCAAAATTTAAAGATTTCACTAGAACTCCAATCTACAAAACAAAAAGGATGCAAGTACAGCAGTAACAACACTGGTTTAAATGTAGAAAAATGCTGGTAATATGAATGATACTTcgaaaaagataaacaagataaacAAAGAAAGACCTTTTGTATATGATTTCAATCACATCAAGCATGTTAaatctcaaccaaaattcaaactaAACTCATTCAATTTGAAGCTCATACAATTAATATCTCAAATTCACAAGCAAACTCTAAACTGCTCATTCAATTCCAACCCATTACCCATAGTACCATTACTATCATTTCAATTTCACAAGCAAAACTGTTGAATACGAATACAACAAATAAATCATGGAAGTATGGAACTGAACAACATGAGTACATGACCAAATCAAACAGATCTTGTATAtataatcatcagattcatcaccAATTACAATCATACAATAAACTAAAACATGTGAAATtcaaaaaaatcttaatcaaatcaaattcaaaatcaaacagaataaCAGATCTACTAAGAACAAGTCAAACTGAAGACTGAACTCAAATCGaatgaaaaaaaaacatcttACATATTATTAATCGAACAGAAAATCAATTCACTCTTCACGAACCCAGAAAATCAATTCATTGTTGTATTCCTCCGATCTTCACGAGCCCAGAAAATCAATAcgctcttgtatttctcttcaagaCTTCAAACAATTTGTTATTCAAGCAGGCTAATCAAAAAATTaatataaagaagaaaacaaataagaaaatctGATTACCTGTCTTTGATCTTTAGATGAATCTAATAATTTTTCTGTCACTTCTGTGAATCTGTGAAGTTTACTCAAGAGAGTAGGAGACTCAGCAGCGCTGCAGCAGggtcagggaagaagaaaaaaagaggaagaaagaagaggAAGGCGAGCTAGGGTTTTTTCCTTTTATATGAAGAGGAACGAACATGTTACATGACACGTAACAGATAACTGTGTCATTGTGTGACACGCAGCAGCCTAAGTGGCAGTGGGTGCGGACCGAGCCGGGTTACCCGCGGGTtgcacgggacgggacgggttaacccgtttcttcacaagccactaattatacaacccgcgcccgtcttgtgtagttacgatCCGGGACGGGCACGagttttcacgggacgggacgggccaacccgcgggttttggctcggATTGCCAGCTCTATGTTGAACTGTGTTGTATTCAGGGTGGAGCAATTGGTTAACTGTATAAGCATGAGCTTCTTGAGCTATTATTACTCTTTTCAATATCACTGTGATTGTGAACTGTGTTAACTAGAATGGAAATGGACATTAGCATATTTGGGTGATGTTGTTGTAGTCAGGGTGGAGCTGAAGTGTTGTGACATGCTGTTTGTTTCATCTTATTGACATGCCAATTTCTTATTTGCCTAATGTACATCAAGATGAGTGTCATCCTGATGACAGGCCTGACTTTCTCTTTAAGGACTATGATGAGGAAGAGGATGGTGAAGATGAAAGTGAGGATGAGAGTGGAGatgatagtgaagaagaagaaacacaagaAAAAATGAATTATGAAGATTGGGTTTCTATGTGTCATAAAGGGATGGAACATTTGAGACTTGTTACAAAAAAACACCACAATTGGTCATAGCTGCTACCTCATTGAACCCAAGGAGCATAGGTCATTTCAGCtggtccaaagatgataaagataaCAGATTTGAGAGTCTCATTTTGGCGTATAATGCACAGATAAAATGTTTTATGAATGGTTGTAGAATGGTTATTGGGTTAGATGGAGCTCACCTAACTGGTAAGTTTGGTGGTGTGATGCTTTCAGCAACATGTATAGATGCTCAGAATGGGGTATTTTCTTTATGTATGATGATTTGTATGAGTGAAACTGAAGAAAATTGGTTTATGATGTATAAATACCATTACAAGGAACTAATTTACACCTTGTGTAGATCCAAtgacaatcaattgattgatgatttCTTTCGTTGCACATCTCACATTCCTGGCTTGATGTAGCAGCCATTATGCAGT
Above is a genomic segment from Papaver somniferum cultivar HN1 chromosome 10, ASM357369v1, whole genome shotgun sequence containing:
- the LOC113318591 gene encoding phosphate transporter PHO1 homolog 8-like; this encodes MKFGKEYLSQMLPEWKEAYLDYRYLKTLLKDILRFKHKEEVEKGQTQQKALVRDLRLYRSFSGLNKRNSDFRNPNGGGDIEDQFIVVKEVQGANSNVKYETKFIIPSEDATDQEVVFFDRLDYEFSKVDKFYKDKVEEVMNEVAVLNKQMDALIALRIKVENPSLDMSGAVRDLVADVASLATSTVSNPSTPRMSRKEQMLVIHETGTANEKDLEDSNEGVNIDKIDGANDNFKPAPLEILEHVKINNEPETPKSTIKAMLHKESKDTKLKFNRKQLKNAEEQLKQVFIEFHWKLRQLKHYGFMNLLALSKVMKKYDKITLRGASKSYLRAVDNAYIGSSDEITTILDRVEATFVKHFCNSDRRKGMKSLRPTAKKGKHKTTFLLGYFAGGTTALLVALVLVINARKLVNKEGRTLYMENIFPLYSLFAYVILHMLMYAVNIYFWRCYRVNYPFIFGFKQGTELGYREVFLLSAGLTLISLAGVLANLDMEMEPGTQRYQTITELVPLGLVTLVLAIAFCPFNIIYRPGRFFFIKSIWRCICAPFYKVTLIDFFLADQLTSQVQAFRSLEFYICYYGWGEFTQRRNNCHQSAIYNSFYFIVAVLPYWSRLLQCLRRWVEEKDVSQAFNGLKYLLTITAVLMRTAFDLKKGTSWRVVAGVSSAVAAIMNTYWDIVKDWGLLQRHSKNPWLRDKLLISHTSVYFIAMVLDVILRLAWLQSVLNFHVTFLHRTALTTIVACLEILRRGMWNFFRLENEHLNNVGKFRAFKSVPLPFNYYDEESSGKDEDSSKDD